The genomic DNA CTATCAGAGCACCGATATACTTGAGACAGCTAAAATATTCGGCAAAACACAACAATCCCCCAAATGAATCCATCATATAGGCTTGTAAGTCATGATCAAATCATGAGAGCACTATTTGGAACTGAAAACCACTTTATCACAACCTATCAACGTGGTGGTTCGTATGGTAACGTGTACAAAACCAGTCAGAACACCAGATTCAAACAAAGACGACACCCTAATTAGAAACGAACCAAACAGCTGATAGAATCTATGTGACGAACTCAGCTACGTATTCGGGTTAGAGAATTCAGAGAACAGATCTTAACCAGGTTGCAAAAATATCAGTTAACAAAGAAAACCAAGTCACGCAACATGAATACACCAACGCAACAAGTGCTTGTTAGAAGGAAAAAATTTGCCATCCTACCCAACGGGGACTGCTTAGTATTTATAGTCTGCAgccatctgctgcttctctctATCACCCTAAAGCAGCCGCGGCTGAAAGTGTGGCATTTCAAAGTCTCTGGGGAGCCCCAAAACATGCGGCTTCCCATACCCACCAGCTTCCCTCACCAGGAGTCCACAAACCATTATAGCTCGTGGTATTTGTAGGAGAGACTGAAAACCACaagtaacgactcgagcgaagcgagaggagccacggggtctggggcaaagccccagcagGAGGCAGCGAGGGAGACAATACTAGAAGTGAAAATATATGTGTACAtgtttcaataaataagtcGTAAATCATTAGTAGATGTGTATAAATCGCCTGGTCGGGGTGTATAAAAAGACGAGGTTAGATGAGGCGGGATGCGATGCGGTTAGATTTACGGGTCGCGTTTGGATGTTTAATTCTTTCGGCGCTGACGACCAGGatatcatcgtcgtcatcgtcgtcgtcgtcgtggctgttatttttctcgtcgctgttgttgatgctgtctAGATGGGATCCACTGTCGTTGTTCTCATGACTTTTACCAGTATCTGAAGTGAATGGATCGGTTTCTTCTAGAGATAACGAGGCTAGGGCGCTCCTTGATTTCGTCTCAGATGCACCATTAGTTTTGGAAAAGTTAAGACTGGATTTCGGGAGAATGTCGACATCGTGTCCCGACACATCGATTAGAGTACTAGCGGATGAGGAACCTGCTTTTGTGGGTTTGGAATTGGTCACAGTGTCTTGAACGAGAGAAGATTTATGAGCTGGTGACGAAGAATTGTTTGTGTGACTTGGTGTGCCCGGTCGAGAACTCGCACGAGATACAGTGGCCGCTCGagttggtgatgatggtgtGGTCGTAGTCAGCTGTGGCTGAACGTCTTTTAAATCCGTTATCATATCTTCGTCCGAATCAGCtccatcttcatcacctGCACCAGAGCCAACAGCATTAGGAGAAGCTAATTCATCCGATTCTTTGGTCAACTCGAGAACTTTTGGCGGTACATGTTCTCCTCTGGTGATAGCCTCCAGATTCAGTGTTTTCAACTTGAGCTTGGCacgtttgtttttgattttgtcgGCCTCCCACGCCACCTGGAGTTCTTTCTTAGCAGCATCGGTCGCACTGGCCATCAGACGTATAAACATTTGGGGGTTGCTCAAAAATTGTTCAATATAGTGAATGACGTATATTCCACAGTCACAGTAGTTATCTTGTTGGGGAACAGATGCTGACTTTGACCGAATAGTCTCCTTGTTTACTGTGATGTTGTAACGGGCTTTTGCTTCGGCAACAATATAGTCTTTAACTTTGCGGGATACTTGATTATTTCTGAATTGGCTCGTTTTCAAGGAGTCGAGAATGAAAATAACTGGCccgtcatcgtcatcgaTGTTGATAACCCTCGACCTGGTACGACTCGCAGGAGTTATAGTTCGGACTGATCGATAACGCAACGACCGCACTTGTGTTGTAGAGTAATCGTCGCCAGACTGACCCGGTTCTGGGCTTGCTGAAACTGCCTTGCTATTGAGACTGCCACCAACAGATCCAAGACTCGAATCTGGACTATCAACTGCTTCTCCCATTACCACATCACTACTTGGACTGGCTACAGCCTGTGAATCGGAATCTCCTGGTTTCTTCAGCAATGACGGGAGATTATAGATAATGGCCACATACCAGTGCATGGCCTCGTTTATAGGCAAAATCACGTACTTCttagaaaataaatcaacCTTTGAAGTCCATCGCATAGCTACTTCATACGAAGGTCGTCCATATTCATCCTTCTTCTCCCCCAACTTATCGTAGAAAAAACTATTAAACAAATGCGTCGAGTTTGCAATAGCTGGATCGCTCTTCATTGAATCAAAAAGTGCCATTCGCAGAAACAAATTGAGAATTGTATCGTTCAAGAACGAATTCGAATCCAGACTTCTATAATCAGCTTCTGTGACATCGACTGATTTCTTGTCAGGAAACTGATAACAAAATGTTCCACGCAATGAAAGTTTTGCAACGCGAGCTGCTAATGACAGCAGTTTGGGTGTACGAGAAGATTCAGGCGTATTCTCTGGGGTAGATTCACGGGCCCCGTCCCGACTGTTTCCAGGGGTTGATACAACTTGAGTAGATTCTGGAGTGGCAGTACGAGAAGAATTATGCTCTTCACCGTCGACAGCCAACTGTGGAGTAACAGATCGACTGGAGCCTCCCTGTCGCAAAGATCTAGgagtatcagcagcagaataAATAGATTTGGTAGACGTCTTAACAGGGGTCTTAGCAGAGATTCCAGCAGAATCATCAGAAACTGATTCTCCAGGATTGTTTTCTGAAATAGTGAGCGGAGTGCGAGTTTCACTCCGGCCATGTACACTAGTATTAGGATTCCGGCTTGGACTGCTCGATGGTAAAACACCCATGCTCTGTCTGGACTCCCCAGAACCTCCTTTGCTGTTCTTTGACGCTGACCCAGAAACATCGAATACACTGCCGGATTTACGGTCTGATACAGCAGGCTTTAACAAGTCGTTAGCCCCTTCACTTGTCGGTGTCGCAACCATTCGACCTCGACCATATTTCAGTCCCTCCAGTAAATCACGTCCAGGAAGATCAACTCTCATAGCTTTTAATGCGTTGTCAATTTGAACCTTATTGCCCTGCACAACATGCGCTCTACGGGACTTTAATTCACTCATAAATGATATTGGTGCACAATTCCCCTCTTTCTTGGTCAATTGCAGAAAATAGCGATCAATGCTCAAATCGGACCCCTTGAAACGTAACACCAGAGGGTGCCTAAATTCTAGCAGCACATCGATTCTATcttgaacaagaatatcAGTTAAAACATGGTATTTGACCTGCTCAAAGTTCTTCTCATCAATAACCGATAGTGCATTAATATCAAGACCAGGATATTTTAATGCCCCACTAGGTGAAAGTTCCACAATCCATTGATAACCCACTTGACTGGAATTGCCATTTGCTTGCTGGCTCCTAGTGGTTCTTATGTGAAGAGTAGTGGCATCCAGTTCAAAAGGACCCAACTGACAGATTGCAATTCCAACTTTCTGGTCTTTTGCGCTAAGTCCTGCACCTAGTATAGGCATCGATGTGCGTGGCCGCGATGATGAGATTAATGATGCTTGTGTCGGTAATGCTAAAGTTTGTGATGTTGCGGACGCTAATGATTTCTTACTGGGAACATCAGAGAGAAGACTCCTGTTCTTGGGCAGTAAATCATTTTTCTGATGTTCGAGTATCCCAAACACTTGAGCACGTGTCCAGTCACGACCGTTGTTGATGTCACGGGTATTATTACGACCACCATCACGAGCTTTATCACGAGCGGTGTCATGAACTCCATTCCGCCGGTCCTGTTCATGATCACGACTCGTACTCTTAGAACCAAGTCTATCACTAAAACTCGAAGAAACAAGCTTACTTCCATGACCCCCACCGTTTGCAGAACTAGCACTTGAACTAGAACCACCTCCTACAGCCGATAATACACCCATCATTGAACGATCCGAATGATGATTACTACCTTTTCTCTTTGGAACCAGCCTATCACGGCTGCTATTACTGCCCATAAGTAAACTTCCTTCAGACTCTTTTCGTTTTTTAGAAGGCAATCCAGCATCGCTGATATTTTTCTGCAGCATCTGGAGCTTTCTCTTACTATGATCAGCATCTTTAGAGTCAGTTACACTGGATCGTCGTTCACCAGGCCTTATgctaccaccacccaaTACAGTAGAACCTCTATTAACCCGAGAATCCAGATTGTTCTGAGGTACATGACTGCCTGTCCGCCATATACCGTTTCGagccgaagaagaagaccctCCCAGTCGGCCGTTCTGACTGGAATTAGACCCTAGAGATGGTAACAGATCCAAATCCAGCGTTGTTGGATTTCTATAACTAAGCGGTTCGCCTCGACTGACCGGCTGTACACCTTTCCTCAGCGAGCTGAACGACTCGCTGGCCCTGAGTTTCCTAGGCCGTGAGCCATTTATCAGCTAAAACTGTTAATACCAACACCCAACACCCAAAAAAGCTACTATCGCACTACCCATGACCCCTCcaacaacgactcgagcgtagcgagaggagccacggggtctggggcagagccccagccgccggaggcgcatCGTCCCCCTACTCGTATCACTTACCATGACATCACTCTCGTCCTTGCGAGAGCCCATTTTGCAGTAGCTAAGTTCGTGCCTGTGTTACTAGTACCCCGTGCCACCAAGACTCCATTAGATCAGGATGTCACACGGGTCGAAGTTTATAGTTTGGATGCTAACCGGGTGTTGAGACGGTCCTAATATTCCTGTATGAAGATTGACGTGATCCCTGAAAACCAGTGAGACGATTTCGTTTATTTTCAGACCGGAAGCACGGCCCTCGACTATGATTCTCTCTGCTCCTGAAACTGTCAAGTGTTAGACTGCCTATTGCACAACAAACTTTTCGTGGTTGGTAACGTATTTTCGGCTTTGGgtcaatattattatttgtgaTGAAGCCTATATTGAAACAAGCGCGCTTCTCACCCGCGCATGCTCGGACTCTTCAGTGCGTCATGCGTCATCCCTGCCGGTTTAATATCGAGGATCCCTGatggcctccggcggctggggctccgccccagaccccgctgctcctctcgcttcgctcgagtcggtgttTGGCGGTCCCTTGTAATTTTTGTCGTTTTTTGGGATGAGATACAATCTGGGAGTCCCGGTATATAGGTATTTTCACGTATGGTCTTCTAAATTATATTAATATCCATGCGTATGGCCAGGTGCAGTCATATTCCATGGAAAAAAGAGAGACATTGGCGGGTGGTAGGTTGACATTTTGACTTTTATTTAGCTTTCTAGCATAGAAACTCAGCCTGGAACCCTTTAGATAGCTTGAGAAAGAATTTGCGGTAGGGTGATAGTATGTCTGGTAACAAGTTAATGTATCGTCTAGCTGTGGACTGTTATATTTTTGtcataattattttttatttagGATAGTGTGTGGAAATAGTAGTTAAGTAGTTGGGTCATAGTCAAGAAGACTTTCTCAGAAGTATCGAGACTATGACGTTTGTTTCAGTGTCTTACATAAGGCGAAGTGAGTTTAATGCTATATTTATACACAGTAGGCAGTAGCTTGTTGTTAAATTACATATTTAATTACATTTTATATTGGGAAATGGAATCCGCCAGGTTTTTTAATGCGTCTCTGACACTTTATGTTCATCGGGCCCTTTTTTTACTAACCTCAGATGCGCTCTACCAAAATTAGATTTTGGCATAGCTATGACCACCTTCTTCACTGTAGCCCTCTAAATTCCATTCAGGAATAATTCTTTATGCCAGTCTGTTTCAAGCTGAGCTTGTATGCGTATGAATCACTCTGAAGTGTTATTTTGCCATATTTACTTGGACTGTTAATTCTAACAGCATTAGCTCCCTCCTACTAAGTTCCATATGAATTCAGCATTAAATTCTCTGATTGTACTCCAACTGTGCTTTCTAAATATCACCGGAGGGGGTAACAGTGGTCATTGGATCTACTGTTTTGAAGGCAAGGGGgttaatatattttcagtaCGCTTGAACCAATTGCTGGGTCATTCATCGACCCTGTGTGTCCAATTCCTTTTGCTTACGGTACtagaaactcctgcgaagcaggagcaaccagggtctggggcggagccccagccgccggaggcacctGTTTCAAGTCCTGTAGGTTCACAGCCGACTAACTAAATTATTTAGCGTTCGTTCATATTCTAGAGACTAAATAATTCAACCCTGAGAGCCATAAATTGACTGCTGAAATGACTGACTTTGGCTTTCCAAGTAAATAAGAATGGCCATTTGGATATTGTAAAATATCCACTGTTAGCATATTCTTAAACGTTGCGCCCGTTTAGCTACTTTTGCCTCTATGCCGTATGGAATAGCAGTCTTAATACTTAGTAAAATTAATGAAAGCTGCTGTGTCATAGCTTGAGACAATAAACTGCGGCATCTTGTAGCACAACAAATAGTATTTTGATTCAATCATGGTCAAGCATAAATAATCCTTGGAGAAGTATATTATAGTTAGAAGGACATTTGAAATATTGAGATTATGGCACTGAAACGTACTTATCATAATATAAGCTATAAGTATATTGAAATATCGTGAGATCTTCTTTTAAAGTT from Sugiyamaella lignohabitans strain CBS 10342 chromosome D, complete sequence includes the following:
- the ULP2 gene encoding Ulp2p (Peptidase that deconjugates Smt3/SUMO-1 peptides from proteins; plays a role in chromosome cohesion at centromeric regions and recovery from checkpoint arrest induced by DNA damage or DNA replication defects; potential Cdc28p substrate; GO_component: GO:0005634 - nucleus [Evidence IDA] [PMID 10713161]; GO_function: GO:0016929 - SUMO-specific protease activity [Evidence IDA,IMP] [PMID 10713161]; GO_function: GO:0008234 - cysteine-type peptidase activity [Evidence IEA,IEA]; GO_function: GO:0008234 - cysteine-type peptidase activity [Evidence ISS] [PMID 10094048]; GO_function: GO:0008234 - cysteine-type peptidase activity [Evidence IDA] [PMID 10713161]; GO_function: GO:0016787 - hydrolase activity [Evidence IEA]; GO_function: GO:0008233 - peptidase activity [Evidence IEA]; GO_process: GO:0030261 - chromosome condensation [Evidence IMP] [PMID 11333221]; GO_process: GO:0007094 - mitotic spindle assembly checkpoint [Evidence IGI,IMP] [PMID 10713162]; GO_process: GO:0006276 - plasmid maintenance [Evidence IMP] [PMID 10713161]; GO_process: GO:0006276 - plasmid maintenance [Evidence IMP] [PMID 11333221]; GO_process: GO:0016926 - protein desumoylation [Evidence IDA,IMP] [PMID 10713161]; GO_process: GO:0006508 - proteolysis [Evidence IEA,IEA]) produces the protein MLQKNISDAGLPSKKRKESEGSLLMGSNSSRDRLVPKRKGSNHHSDRSMMGVLSAVGGGSSSSASSANGGGHGSKLVSSSFSDRLGSKSTSRDHEQDRRNGVHDTARDKARDGGRNNTRDINNGRDWTRAQVFGILEHQKNDLLPKNRSLLSDVPSKKSLASATSQTLALPTQASLISSSRPRTSMPILGAGLSAKDQKVGIAICQLGPFELDATTLHIRTTRSQQANGNSSQVGYQWIVELSPSGALKYPGLDINALSVIDEKNFEQVKYHVLTDILVQDRIDVLLEFRHPLVLRFKGSDLSIDRYFLQLTKKEGNCAPISFMSELKSRRAHVVQGNKVQIDNALKAMRVDLPGRDLLEGLKYGRGRMVATPTSEGANDLLKPAVSDRKSGSVFDVSGSASKNSKGGSGESRQSMGVLPSSSPSRNPNTSVHGRSETRTPLTISENNPGESVSDDSAGISAKTPVKTSTKSIYSAADTPRSLRQGGSSRSVTPQLAVDGEEHNSSRTATPESTQVVSTPGNSRDGARESTPENTPESSRTPKLLSLAARVAKLSLRGTFCYQFPDKKSVDVTEADYRSLDSNSFLNDTILNLFLRMALFDSMKSDPAIANSTHLFNSFFYDKLGEKKDEYGRPSYEVAMRWTSKVDLFSKKYVILPINEAMHWYVAIIYNLPSLLKKPGDSDSQAVASPSSDVVMGEAVDSPDSSLGSVGGSLNSKAVSASPEPGQSGDDYSTTQVRSLRYRSVRTITPASRTRSRVINIDDDDGPVIFILDSLKTSQFRNNQVSRKVKDYIVAEAKARYNITVNKETIRSKSASVPQQDNYCDCGIYVIHYIEQFLSNPQMFIRLMASATDAAKKELQVAWEADKIKNKRAKLKLKTLNLEAITRGEHVPPKVLELTKESDELASPNAVGSGAGDEDGADSDEDMITDLKDVQPQLTTTTPSSPTRAATVSRASSRPGTPSHTNNSSSPAHKSSLVQDTVTNSKPTKAGSSSASTLIDVSGHDVDILPKSSLNFSKTNGASETKSRSALASLSLEETDPFTSDTGKSHENNDSGSHLDSINNSDEKNNSHDDDDDDDDDILVVSAERIKHPNATRKSNRIASRLI